The Macrobrachium rosenbergii isolate ZJJX-2024 chromosome 29, ASM4041242v1, whole genome shotgun sequence genome contains the following window.
gtgtgtgtgtgtgtgtgtgtgtgtttagtcaGTGTGTATAATTTGTTGACAGTCATTGTCGACTGATaaggtaattatatattaaaGCAGAAGTGTTGccataaatgtgtatattcatttacatcttGCAACAGAAggattttttatggaaatatgaatgttcagcatttttaaatttcaaaacaaatggtCATAGGTAAATATGAGGTTAtcattatgtagttttttttttatgagacacTAAATAAATTACTGTCATGATTGTCTATACCTTGGTCGAATGTTAATACGACGATAAAATCAGtatccaaaaaaattttcattagagCCCTACTCCTTAAGTGTATCAATCTGCTGACTTGTAATCATAATTTAGTGGTTAGCATTTAgaccagtaaatatatatatgctaattaaatcaatatttttttcaggcaAATTCTTCAGGAATTGGATCTCAGCACCAAAAGTGTAGATGGAAAACAGATCTTTAGTCTGAGAACGCCCTTCTTAGGAAATCTTTGCCGTACCTGAACAGGGCAAAAGTAGCATGCGATAGTCAGGGCTCAGATTCATGTAAAGTGCCGCTTTCGGAAGTTCTCAAGTCTCTGGAGCACCAAAAAGTTAGAGCAGGTGCCTTCAGAAGTCTCTGCACCTGGGCTACAGATTCGTAGTGAAGCGCAACAAAGCCGAAAAGACCAAGTTTAGCCATACCAGCAGCCCCTTCACAAGCACAGACATTACCTGCTCTCAGTCGTCTGTGCAGGTTACGCGTCAACAGCAATATCTACTGACGGATTCAGAAGAAACTGAATGATTTTTTCATACAGTACAGCACCAGTTACAATCATCTCGGAGTGAAGAGAACAGTGCACAGACAGCTACAAATTCCTGATTTAGCCAACAGTCAAGTAACCAAGCTCACTCTCGGGAACATATTgaagaaaatgtcaaatttaCATGTGTTCCTGTGGTAAGAACAGTGCAATCCCATAAAGCCAGCAGCCATTGGCAACAGATGAAGCAAAAAATGAATGTCACGCAATGCACCAGCAGAACTTAAATAGAACTCCATTgcctaaacaaacaaacaacacccTTGCCCACAATCTTCAGACATTGCAATATCCTGCATAGCAGTCTTCTAAGTCATCAGGGTCAAAAGCAAGCACATACAAATTCAACTCAAAATCATCAGTTTCCACAGCATTTTCCAAAGTTGCATTTAGGCCAGAGGCCTCTGAATGAGGAAATGCTTTAATATATGACCCAGAACTTTCATACAGCACTTTCAGGCACCACAGCATTCTTCACAGCAGCTGTTTGCACGAAGGCCTCAGAATCTTAAGCAAATTCATCCATCACAGCATTCTCAACTACCTCACTTTCAAAGGATTATCAATCCTCAGCAAATAATAACAGTGTTAGTCATAATATCCATCCACCAATGGATTCTCCACAGCCACAAAACCAAAGGATTCACAATGCTCGCCTAATGCAAAATACTGCTAATTCTAATGTTCAGTCACCATAACAGCATCTTCAGTGGAATAGTTTGCCTCAGCCATCATACAGTGACAGCAGTCATCATTTTCCACCCCAACAATATTCACCTCAGCATCATTTTGGAAGGCCTCAGAATCCTCAGATCCTAATGCCACTACAGCATTCTCAGAAGGCCGAGGATATTCAAGGACACCCCATTAGACAACAAACTCAGCACAAAAGCTGCCACAACCACTGTCACAAATTCAAATTCCTGGTCAGACAACTCCACTCTTTCGAGCACCAGTGTTGCCCAAGCAAAGACATCAACAGCTTCATGCGTCCACACAACTTTCTCAGGGAGTACCTTCTTCCAACAAGTGCTATCAAGTCAGGGGTATAAACAGGCGCGCAGTGGCAATCTTACCCAATCTAATGGATCACGAAGATCACCTGATGGCAGCGGCAAGGTGGTGTTCAAGATCAGAGAATCAGTGATCTTACGAATTCCCTTGGTTCGAAGAACACTTAATTACAATCCAACACTCATGATCCTCCACAACAAAACAGAGAGCCACAAGTGCCTCAGCCTCAAGCAGTCTCGATTAAATTTCCATGAAAGTCAGCAAATTCTTGCACTGACTGGAATGGAAAGCACCAAAACAAACATGCTGCTGATAAATCAGCAAAATTCTGATTCTTTTCCTAAAGCATCTACTGAGCTTACTCATTCTTGCACTCTTAATAAGGGCCTTTCTTATGATAAGGGAGTAAGAAAATACCAGCAAAAAACTAAATAGAAGTTTCAGGAGAAGCAGAGGCATGCAAAACGTGAGAGGTGTTGCAGGGCCATTTGCTAAGATTGTAAAGGAAGAACAGTTGAGTGATATGTCAGAAAACTATACGAAAACAAGTTGGCAGTGTAGTAACGTAGGAAAGAAAATGAGTACTGAGGACCTGCTTGATGTTCCAGAATTCTGTCATCTTGAAGGCATCACAGCCTCTGTTTCTGCAGCCAAGATTCCTCACAGACCAGAGGTTGTTAGTGGTCCCGAGAAGAGGGATTCCTCTAGAGAATCAATTTTGGAAAGAAATGCAGATAGTCCTCCACAAGCACCAGATAATCTGCAACTTGTACACAACAACTTTCTGGAGACAAACAAAGGGCAAGACCAAGAATTGACTTTCAGCAGTTCTGTAGAGGCAGACAAGACACAAGAGCAATCACGTGTTTTGTTCAGCAACTCCCAAGAAGAACGATCATGCGTTCTGCTCAGTAAACCTCAGGAAAAGCTGTCATGTGTTATGCCAGATAACtctcaagaagaaattacaaGTTTAGAGCAGGAAATCACTTCATCAGAGTCCTCAGCTGTAGAATGCGTGGTGGTGTTTCTTACTAACCCATCCACGGTTGATAAGCCTAATAAACATGTTTCCCAAATGGAGAAAAAGACTGAAGATTCACTGCAGCAAGTTAGACTTAACGAGGGAAAGAGTAGTTTTAGAGATAATGGCGAACTATCACAGACTGAATATATAACGGAGTCTACAAATTTTGAACCTACGAACAAGAACTTTGATTGTTCTCCACTAGAAAATTCTTCATTGGGACTCCATGGTTTCGTGGAGTACGTGCATGTAG
Protein-coding sequences here:
- the LOC136854494 gene encoding uncharacterized protein isoform X1 — its product is MQNVRGVAGPFAKIVKEEQLSDMSENYTKTSWQCSNVGKKMSTEDLLDVPEFCHLEGITASVSAAKIPHRPEVVSGPEKRDSSRESILERNADSPPQAPDNLQLVHNNFLETNKGQDQELTFSSSVEADKTQEQSRVLFSNSQEERSCVLLSKPQEKLSCVMPDNSQEEITSLEQEITSSESSAVECVVVFLTNPSTVDKPNKHVSQMEKKTEDSLQQVRLNEGKSSFRDNGELSQTEYITESTNFEPTNKNFDCSPLENSSLGLHGFVEYVHVADYSGDLEIGSLRGPKKANAGLKEFEVNPHASDITKEKWSAEDSSAKTYNNESSNCVYRIFLSTHEDTGKITNPEVIPECCPMCYKVICPSRITVDTQTFDMMTVCTGCELSISIVWWTKADAGVNKKRLPEGRKRRGRKPRKHKVRYSKSMIKKCGFLR